Proteins co-encoded in one uncultured Draconibacterium sp. genomic window:
- a CDS encoding response regulator transcription factor: MGTHCKILIIEPSVIIREGIAAVLRQMEASIELSFTDTLEEALKFGQSDLFKIVIVNPVTLNNSKKNLNNLLNAYNKTSVIGLISNNYDRNFSDNFADNIFITDRHETITQIISKHFKTTPAANNDIDNTLSEREIDVLKLLATGKSNKEIAEQLFISIHTVISHRKNISNKIGVKSTAALVIYAVANGLIDVEGFTK; encoded by the coding sequence TTGGGAACGCACTGTAAAATACTGATCATCGAACCTTCGGTAATTATTCGCGAAGGAATTGCTGCCGTTCTGCGGCAAATGGAAGCCAGCATAGAACTGTCGTTTACCGACACGCTTGAAGAAGCGTTGAAGTTTGGACAATCCGACCTGTTCAAAATTGTAATTGTTAATCCGGTTACGCTAAACAACTCGAAAAAGAACCTGAACAATCTACTAAACGCGTACAATAAGACCAGCGTTATCGGGTTGATATCTAATAATTACGACCGAAACTTTTCCGATAATTTTGCTGATAATATTTTTATTACCGACAGGCACGAAACCATTACGCAGATTATTTCGAAACATTTTAAAACAACACCTGCCGCAAACAACGACATCGATAATACTTTAAGCGAAAGAGAAATTGATGTACTAAAACTGCTGGCCACCGGAAAATCGAATAAGGAAATAGCAGAACAACTGTTTATCAGTATCCACACCGTTATTTCGCATCGCAAAAACATCAGTAATAAAATTGGCGTGAAATCTACAGCCGCATTGGTTATTTATGCCGTAGCCAACGGATTAATTGATGTTGAAGGTTTTACAAAATAA
- a CDS encoding hemerythrin domain-containing protein, translated as MSKLLFNHPQLILVLERFEIKLGVREKTVEEICLENNISPKVFLMVTNLNINSSYHQNLNFSAQEIKQVVNYLMKSHAYYSAEVFPEIIENIHLMSEFSQKPEMQLVERFFNDYKHEVDQHFDYENNTVFPYILKLIDANAAGNYSVIDYREHHDDIQEKLDDVKKLLIEHLLQKADNNLRRKILFALFDLDADLQTHSKIENEILIPQVEQFEKQGLQ; from the coding sequence ATGTCGAAACTGCTCTTCAACCACCCGCAGTTAATTCTTGTGTTGGAACGGTTTGAAATAAAGTTAGGCGTCAGGGAGAAAACAGTTGAAGAGATTTGCCTGGAAAATAATATAAGCCCCAAAGTATTTTTAATGGTGACTAATCTTAATATAAACAGCTCGTATCACCAGAATTTGAATTTTAGTGCGCAGGAAATTAAACAGGTTGTAAATTACCTGATGAAATCTCATGCCTATTATTCAGCAGAGGTTTTTCCAGAGATTATTGAGAACATTCACCTGATGAGTGAATTCAGCCAGAAGCCAGAAATGCAGTTGGTTGAACGTTTTTTTAACGATTACAAACACGAAGTTGACCAGCATTTTGATTACGAAAACAATACGGTTTTCCCCTACATTCTGAAACTGATTGACGCCAATGCCGCCGGGAATTATTCGGTTATTGATTACCGCGAGCATCACGACGATATTCAGGAAAAACTCGATGATGTAAAAAAACTACTGATCGAGCATCTTCTGCAAAAGGCAGACAACAACCTGAGGCGTAAAATACTATTTGCACTTTTTGATTTAGATGCGGATCTGCAAACGCATTCAAAAATCGAAAATGAGATTTTAATTCCACAGGTAGAACAATTTGAAAAACAAGGATTACAATAA
- a CDS encoding TonB-dependent receptor, producing MEQQQLHNRSTFTPRSYFYYTFFFVIIFLSVSVSVSAQNNKINISGKVIDATRRAVGFASVVHKESGKGVAANADGYFKLELPANIKNGNLQVSSVGFHSKEISFTVAGVTTNIGEIQLTAFYGELDEVVVTGEVKPTPVDSSIYKVKLITSEKIQQSGALNLNELLMTEANIRMSTDLVLGAQIEMMGLSGQNVKIMVDGVPVIGRLDGNVDLSQVNLDNIEQVEVIEGPMSVVYGNNALAGTINLITKQNKHHTLETNAKVYTESVGRYSGNIGLSQKLGNHNLLADGGYEYFSGVDFNKTTRSMDWKPKNLYRFNLGHIWNSANWQLNTRFSFYNDRLHYKSDIVEGYKTFDTYYFTRRYDASLGLSGSLNEKNYLNVVVSYNDYDRREQEFFKDLTTLEKIFQEKEKTQDVNQKMLRAIHGVNFIPQKLSLQSGIDFNIEQMQGPRIDGGEQNIGDYAVFLNLKYSFWAAFEIQPGLRYSYNTEYDSPLVYSLNAKWKIAEKMLWRGSVSKGFRAPSIKELYYIFVDSNHEIYGNTDLEAESSHNLNSTIEFTTGSEIAAWKISSSQFFNDIDNQITLIPQENSTAYSYMNIESSKSAGGDLSVDYGYKGWLKWRAGYGLTGRLKSYAEASGSDKYTFTHDYFAGVKITEPSTKIKLTADYKYNGKLPYLYTDSEDNQIKEGSQEAYHILDASVSRTFLKNQLQLILGAKNLFNVTTVNRTGTGGGAHSGSTGTPVSYGRSFFINLNYKFYK from the coding sequence ATGGAACAACAACAATTACATAATAGAAGCACTTTTACTCCCCGCAGTTATTTTTATTACACGTTCTTTTTTGTAATCATTTTTTTGTCTGTAAGTGTATCTGTTTCTGCTCAAAACAATAAAATAAATATTTCAGGAAAAGTAATAGATGCGACCCGAAGAGCTGTTGGTTTTGCTTCGGTTGTGCATAAAGAAAGCGGAAAAGGAGTAGCTGCAAATGCCGATGGATATTTTAAATTGGAATTGCCCGCCAATATTAAAAACGGGAACCTTCAGGTTTCTTCGGTGGGGTTTCATTCAAAAGAAATTTCATTTACTGTTGCCGGTGTTACTACCAACATTGGCGAAATTCAGCTTACTGCTTTTTATGGCGAGTTGGACGAGGTGGTTGTTACCGGCGAGGTTAAACCAACTCCTGTCGATAGTTCTATTTATAAGGTTAAGTTAATTACGAGCGAAAAAATTCAACAGTCGGGAGCATTAAACCTGAATGAACTTTTAATGACCGAAGCCAATATTCGGATGTCAACCGATTTGGTTTTAGGGGCTCAAATAGAAATGATGGGACTTAGCGGGCAAAATGTTAAGATTATGGTCGATGGTGTTCCGGTTATCGGCCGTCTTGATGGGAATGTCGACCTGAGTCAGGTTAATCTCGATAATATTGAACAGGTGGAAGTAATTGAAGGCCCCATGTCGGTAGTGTACGGAAACAACGCGCTTGCCGGTACAATAAATCTGATTACCAAACAAAATAAACATCATACACTGGAGACAAATGCAAAAGTTTATACCGAAAGTGTTGGGCGCTATTCGGGAAACATTGGTTTGTCGCAAAAACTGGGAAACCACAATTTATTGGCCGATGGTGGATATGAATATTTTTCGGGAGTTGATTTTAACAAAACAACCCGATCGATGGATTGGAAACCAAAAAATCTTTACCGATTTAACCTGGGGCATATTTGGAATAGCGCTAACTGGCAACTGAATACCAGGTTTAGTTTTTACAATGACAGGCTGCATTACAAAAGCGATATTGTTGAAGGATACAAAACTTTTGATACCTATTATTTTACCCGGCGTTACGATGCCAGCTTAGGACTTAGCGGAAGCTTGAACGAGAAGAATTATTTAAATGTGGTGGTTTCATACAACGATTACGACCGGCGGGAACAGGAGTTTTTTAAAGATTTAACCACTTTGGAAAAAATCTTTCAGGAAAAAGAAAAAACGCAGGATGTAAATCAGAAAATGCTTCGGGCAATTCATGGAGTTAATTTTATTCCGCAAAAACTTTCGCTTCAAAGTGGTATCGATTTTAATATTGAGCAAATGCAGGGGCCGCGTATTGATGGGGGCGAACAAAATATTGGCGATTATGCGGTGTTTTTAAACCTGAAATACAGTTTTTGGGCGGCTTTTGAAATTCAGCCGGGATTACGTTATTCTTACAACACCGAATACGATTCTCCACTGGTTTATTCTTTAAATGCCAAATGGAAGATTGCAGAAAAAATGTTGTGGCGGGGTTCTGTTTCAAAAGGATTCAGGGCTCCAAGCATAAAAGAACTATATTATATTTTTGTTGATAGTAACCACGAGATTTATGGTAACACAGATCTGGAAGCCGAATCATCGCATAACCTCAATTCTACCATTGAGTTTACTACCGGGTCAGAAATTGCTGCATGGAAAATCAGTTCATCGCAATTTTTCAACGATATTGATAACCAGATAACCCTTATTCCGCAAGAAAATAGTACTGCTTATAGTTATATGAATATTGAAAGCTCTAAATCAGCCGGAGGCGATTTAAGTGTTGATTATGGCTACAAAGGCTGGTTAAAATGGCGTGCAGGTTATGGTTTAACCGGACGCTTAAAATCGTATGCCGAAGCCAGTGGGTCGGATAAATATACTTTTACGCACGATTATTTTGCAGGGGTTAAAATTACCGAACCCTCAACAAAAATCAAACTTACGGCTGATTATAAATACAACGGCAAACTCCCTTATTTATATACTGATTCAGAAGATAACCAGATAAAAGAAGGGAGTCAGGAGGCTTACCATATTTTAGATGCCTCCGTTTCACGAACATTTCTGAAAAATCAGCTACAACTTATTCTTGGTGCAAAAAACTTGTTTAATGTAACAACAGTTAACCGCACGGGGACAGGTGGTGGTGCTCATTCCGGATCAACAGGAACACCGGTTTCTTATGGTCGGTCCTTTTTTATTAATCTTAATTATAAATTCTATAAATAA
- a CDS encoding HmuY family protein, which produces MKRILLVMVVVAGIFTACDDDDEIVEVKDYGLKTFTADLAYDASIGHGEGTNYTQQTYFAFGEETKVAFAVASDTLSWTDFSMIKDPTHADYNISTDVTGWDLVFSYYTEEEVDMGGGSIYLVGATGVLINTEADIEVGLYEYTESTQTDSITSAFGNLSLEDLVSVEYDSSIDVIGHSWKSYDMSNSIYNVNPSMFFIVKLMSGDIYKLRFTSFYGSSTNERVIKMEYQLMQ; this is translated from the coding sequence ATGAAAAGAATTCTATTAGTGATGGTTGTAGTAGCAGGTATATTTACTGCTTGCGATGACGATGATGAAATAGTAGAAGTAAAAGATTACGGATTAAAAACCTTTACTGCCGATTTAGCTTATGATGCATCAATCGGACACGGTGAGGGAACAAATTATACTCAGCAAACTTATTTTGCCTTTGGCGAAGAAACAAAGGTCGCGTTTGCGGTTGCATCAGATACACTTTCCTGGACAGATTTTTCGATGATTAAAGATCCAACCCATGCTGATTATAATATCTCAACAGATGTTACCGGATGGGATTTAGTTTTCTCTTATTATACCGAAGAAGAAGTTGATATGGGCGGTGGAAGCATTTACCTTGTTGGTGCAACCGGAGTACTCATTAATACTGAAGCAGATATTGAAGTTGGTTTATATGAATACACGGAGTCAACCCAAACCGATAGTATTACCAGTGCATTTGGAAATTTGAGTTTGGAAGATCTTGTAAGCGTTGAATACGATTCTTCTATTGATGTGATTGGTCATAGTTGGAAAAGTTACGATATGAGCAATAGCATTTATAATGTAAATCCAAGCATGTTTTTCATTGTGAAGCTTATGAGTGGAGATATTTATAAATTACGTTTTACCAGTTTTTATGGATCTTCTACCAACGAGCGCGTTATAAAAATGGAATACCAACTAATGCAGTAA